One segment of Triticum aestivum cultivar Chinese Spring chromosome 2A, IWGSC CS RefSeq v2.1, whole genome shotgun sequence DNA contains the following:
- the LOC123185251 gene encoding uncharacterized protein: MDVRGITHSSPSLLCHVAKLKWICENSSYFVFPVLFHKAIFVVEVDFMVAQSSGASWMDFELVPFHHTWLVVQVLRCYMLHGLAASPSELFSSGSGEDTRANGRAELAACGHASTCNRAVGEPAITVLGGFWPHWSLHVHPLGAA, encoded by the exons ATGGATGTCCGAGGAATCACTCATTCGTCTCCCAGCCTTCTGTGCCATGTCGCCAAACTAAAGTGGATTTGCGAGAACAGTTCTTATTTCGTTTTCCCCGTCCTCTTCCACAAGGCCATATTTGTGGTTGAAGTTGATTTTATGGTTGCTCAAAG TTCTGGAGCGAGCTGGATGGATTTTGAATTGGTTCCTTTCCATCATACATGGCTCGTGGTTCAAGTTTTAAGGTGTTATATGCTACATGGATTAGCTGCCTCACCCTCTGAACTTTTTAGCTCGGGTAGCGGGGAAGACACCCGCGCCAATGGCCGTGCGGAACTCGCTGCCTGCGGCCACGCATCCACTTGCAACCGGGCTGTGGGCGAGCCTGCTATCACAGTCCTCGGAG GGTTCTGGCCACACTGGTCCCTGCATGTGCACCCGCTGGGCGCGGCCTAG